One region of Nitrospira sp. genomic DNA includes:
- a CDS encoding YdcF family protein, with product MDLTPIWYGVYKASKYFLYPMTWIVGAGLLTLLSACLPVTPRRATWVRRWAFATLLLLLLTSTPMLASTYIGALEATYPPFISAADSNFDAIVVLAGGIYHKGSLRPSDEASDASRQRTACGADLWHRSVAPKLLLTGGDATVLRTGPAESHEMKRWALRLGVPESVIVVEEHSRTTYENALHTKAMLGSARILLVTAAYHMPRAVGLFEKQGFTVTPVTCGYESKHRPSEAWRHATVYDFIPTVKALLLTTQAIDEAVGIIVYWIAGKW from the coding sequence ATGGATCTGACGCCAATCTGGTATGGCGTATATAAAGCCTCGAAATATTTCCTGTATCCCATGACCTGGATAGTCGGAGCAGGACTCTTGACCCTGCTCTCCGCCTGTCTCCCTGTCACACCCCGGCGGGCGACCTGGGTCAGGCGATGGGCCTTCGCCACCCTGTTGCTCCTGCTCCTGACCTCAACCCCTATGCTGGCGTCGACGTACATCGGGGCACTCGAAGCCACATATCCGCCGTTCATCTCGGCAGCAGACTCGAACTTCGATGCCATTGTCGTCTTGGCGGGAGGCATCTACCACAAAGGATCCCTACGGCCATCGGATGAGGCGTCAGATGCTTCACGTCAGCGAACCGCCTGTGGAGCGGATTTGTGGCATCGGAGCGTGGCGCCCAAACTACTGCTCACGGGAGGTGATGCCACCGTTCTTCGAACCGGCCCCGCGGAGTCCCACGAAATGAAGCGATGGGCGTTGCGCCTCGGTGTTCCGGAATCGGTCATTGTCGTCGAGGAACACTCGCGGACGACTTACGAAAATGCCCTCCACACCAAAGCGATGCTGGGCTCAGCACGTATCCTGCTGGTGACCGCCGCCTACCATATGCCCCGCGCCGTGGGCCTGTTTGAGAAGCAGGGCTTTACCGTGACGCCGGTCACCTGTGGCTACGAATCGAAACATCGTCCCTCAGAAGCCTGGAGACACGCGACCGTCTACGATTTCATTCCGACGGTCAAAGCCCTGCTGCTCACTACGCAGGCGATCGACGAGGCCGTAGGAATCATCGTCTATTGGATTGCGGGGAAGTGGTAA
- a CDS encoding YkgJ family cysteine cluster protein, whose translation MISPSRNGAGLRRSSHRQQHSHVTPVSNQALVEHFEISLRTPSGDVSTAVGVPTSFVPITAILPLMRSLGEEVQALEHSQAGQTGQTVSCHKGCAACCRMLVPASAPEAFAIADRIERLEQPERDRLLAKLDLAQQQLARAGVLTQLSALAESPDPPSDDAIEPVNRAYYALRMPCPFLDNESCSIYEDRPAACRELSVTSPAIDCQDMTNPSIRAVPVAVRLSTTLSLLWADLTGTTPRLIPLPLAVEWARRHRNEQTRRWAGTEIFENAMDKIWRYLSQENARRSREP comes from the coding sequence ATGATAAGCCCCAGCAGAAATGGTGCTGGGCTTCGCCGCTCATCACATCGACAACAACACTCGCACGTCACCCCCGTGAGCAATCAGGCGCTCGTTGAACATTTTGAAATTTCCCTGCGCACTCCGAGTGGGGATGTGTCCACCGCCGTGGGGGTCCCGACGAGTTTCGTGCCAATTACCGCCATCCTCCCGCTGATGCGGAGTCTGGGCGAAGAGGTCCAGGCCTTGGAACACAGTCAGGCAGGCCAAACCGGCCAAACCGTGTCCTGCCACAAAGGCTGCGCGGCCTGTTGCCGCATGCTGGTTCCTGCGTCCGCGCCAGAAGCCTTCGCCATCGCCGACAGGATTGAGCGCCTGGAACAGCCCGAACGCGACCGTCTGCTCGCCAAACTCGACCTTGCCCAGCAACAACTGGCACGAGCCGGAGTCTTGACGCAGTTGTCGGCCCTGGCCGAGTCTCCTGATCCTCCGAGCGACGACGCGATCGAGCCGGTGAATCGCGCCTATTATGCCCTCCGTATGCCGTGCCCCTTTCTGGACAATGAGTCGTGCAGCATTTATGAAGACCGTCCGGCAGCCTGTCGGGAACTCTCCGTCACGTCCCCGGCCATTGACTGTCAGGACATGACCAATCCGTCCATTCGTGCTGTGCCCGTCGCCGTTCGGCTGAGCACCACGCTCAGTCTGCTCTGGGCAGACTTGACCGGAACGACGCCGCGACTGATTCCGCTTCCTCTCGCCGTCGAGTGGGCCAGACGTCATCGGAATGAACAGACGCGCCGCTGGGCGGGGACAGAGATATTCGAGAACGCCATGGACAAAATCTGGCGATATCTCAGCCAGGAAAACGCCCGACGCAGTCGCGAGCCATAA
- a CDS encoding EVE domain-containing protein — translation MAEGRQYWLMKSEPDVFSVDDLAASPNRTTSWDGVRNYQARNFMRAMKVGDQVLFYHSNAKPPSVVGIAEVVRTAYPDATQFDPRDPHYDPASTPEQPRWDLVDIRFMCKFAAPLSLDLLRGQPGLKGMELLRKGSRLSVQPVRKAEWNQVVRLGRGRAD, via the coding sequence ATGGCAGAGGGGCGACAGTATTGGTTGATGAAGTCTGAGCCGGACGTGTTTTCGGTCGACGATCTGGCCGCTTCACCGAACCGCACGACTTCGTGGGATGGCGTGCGCAACTATCAGGCGCGCAACTTTATGCGTGCGATGAAGGTGGGAGACCAGGTGTTGTTTTATCACAGCAATGCGAAGCCGCCCTCAGTGGTCGGGATTGCTGAAGTGGTGAGGACCGCCTACCCCGATGCAACCCAGTTCGACCCCCGGGATCCGCACTATGATCCGGCTAGTACGCCCGAGCAGCCTCGCTGGGATCTCGTCGATATTCGATTTATGTGCAAATTTGCCGCACCGCTCTCGCTGGACCTCCTACGGGGACAGCCTGGTCTGAAGGGGATGGAACTCCTGAGGAAGGGCTCGCGATTGTCGGTCCAGCCAGTGCGGAAGGCTGAATGGAATCAGGTTGTTCGGCTTGGACGAGGTCGAGCCGACTAA
- a CDS encoding ImmA/IrrE family metallo-endopeptidase, producing MRIPNKVVLPFGYHIMIRQVTDSEMDRQDANADGIWDNEAKVIYIRKRLPVTRRRYILAHELGHAWLDWQHRYLDDGKARS from the coding sequence GTGCGAATACCAAATAAAGTCGTACTTCCGTTCGGCTACCACATCATGATCCGGCAGGTCACCGATTCTGAGATGGATCGGCAGGATGCGAACGCGGATGGAATTTGGGATAACGAAGCGAAAGTCATCTATATCCGCAAGCGGCTCCCCGTGACCCGCCGGAGATACATTCTTGCCCATGAGCTAGGACATGCCTGGCTAGATTGGCAACATCGCTACCTGGATGACGGGAAAGCCCGTAGCTAG
- a CDS encoding ATP-dependent DNA helicase RecQ yields MDDLSTQLHQQFGFSSFRPGQREVIDAVLSRRDAMAVMPTGQGKSLCYQLPATILPGLTLVISPLIALMQDQVNALMARNIAAAAFHSGLSEQERDRVVLHLKLRRLQLLYLAPERMQHERFLRLLRSLWVSLLVVDEAHCISQWGHDFRPDYLNIGRLRRELDNPPCLALTATATARVQADLCERLSLHDPLRLVTGFRRPNLALSVRLCRSRQEKLAVLERMVRECETGVVLVYCATRRAVEEVATCLGRSDASVGYYHAGLSDEDRRLVHDRFCSGALRILAATNAFGMGIDKSDVRLVVHFDIPGSLEAYYQEVGRAGRDGQPAACLLLFYERDVATQEYFIQQAAKETGTSARVERMKTLLQDMLAYVSVPACRQLAILEYFSDEAERAFGPCGLCDRCVATSPARVAATDDEAAGARALLAAVSWCQGRFGVTRIVELLRGSRSKALLACGVEACPGYGEYQDWSKPALTRLAKALIDRGYLCVEGGDYPTLDVTTCGQEVLEGIRSVVLSQAEHSTSASTNQPWGTQRNSPAMALASSVDPHLFERLRQLRKELAEEEGVAPFVIFHDKTLRTIAGHRPMTLSALREISGIGEVKVERYGRRVLNVVNPESG; encoded by the coding sequence GTGGATGATCTGAGTACACAGCTTCACCAACAATTCGGATTTTCCTCATTCCGCCCCGGCCAGCGGGAGGTGATCGACGCCGTCTTGTCGCGGCGCGACGCCATGGCGGTGATGCCGACCGGTCAGGGAAAGTCGCTCTGTTATCAGCTGCCAGCGACCATACTGCCAGGACTCACCCTGGTCATCTCGCCGTTGATTGCGCTGATGCAGGATCAGGTGAACGCGCTGATGGCCCGCAACATTGCCGCCGCCGCATTCCATTCCGGGCTCTCCGAGCAGGAGCGGGATCGCGTGGTGCTCCATCTCAAACTGCGGCGCTTGCAACTGCTCTATCTGGCTCCTGAGCGCATGCAGCACGAGCGCTTCCTTCGTCTGTTGCGATCCTTGTGGGTCTCACTGCTGGTCGTGGACGAGGCCCATTGCATTTCTCAGTGGGGGCATGATTTTCGACCGGATTATTTGAATATCGGTCGGCTGCGCCGGGAATTGGACAATCCTCCGTGTCTCGCCTTGACGGCCACGGCCACAGCGCGAGTGCAGGCGGACCTCTGTGAGCGCCTCTCACTTCACGACCCGCTTCGGTTGGTCACCGGGTTTCGGCGGCCCAATCTCGCCCTGTCCGTACGGCTGTGCCGGTCGCGGCAGGAGAAGCTGGCGGTCTTGGAGCGCATGGTGCGCGAATGCGAAACCGGGGTCGTGTTGGTCTATTGCGCCACCCGCCGCGCGGTGGAGGAGGTGGCAACCTGTCTTGGGCGGTCGGACGCGTCCGTGGGGTATTACCACGCCGGGTTATCCGATGAAGACCGGCGGTTGGTCCATGACCGGTTTTGCTCGGGGGCGCTCCGTATTTTGGCGGCAACGAATGCGTTCGGAATGGGGATCGATAAGTCGGATGTCAGGCTCGTTGTTCATTTCGACATTCCGGGAAGCCTGGAGGCGTACTACCAGGAAGTCGGGCGGGCCGGGCGTGACGGCCAGCCTGCCGCCTGCCTCTTGTTGTTTTATGAACGGGATGTCGCCACACAAGAATATTTCATCCAACAGGCGGCAAAGGAGACCGGTACCTCGGCTCGCGTCGAGCGCATGAAGACACTGCTGCAGGATATGTTGGCCTATGTGTCGGTGCCGGCTTGTCGCCAGCTGGCCATTCTGGAGTATTTCAGTGATGAGGCCGAACGGGCGTTCGGCCCCTGCGGTCTGTGCGATCGTTGCGTCGCAACCTCTCCAGCGCGGGTGGCCGCAACCGACGATGAGGCTGCCGGTGCACGCGCGCTTCTGGCAGCTGTCTCCTGGTGCCAAGGGCGATTCGGAGTGACTCGTATCGTCGAGTTGTTGCGCGGGAGCCGGTCGAAAGCCCTACTGGCGTGCGGTGTCGAGGCCTGTCCGGGGTATGGAGAGTATCAGGACTGGTCGAAGCCGGCCCTGACCCGTTTAGCCAAGGCGTTGATCGATCGGGGCTACCTGTGCGTTGAAGGCGGGGATTATCCCACACTCGATGTGACAACGTGTGGGCAGGAAGTGTTGGAAGGCATCCGCTCCGTGGTCTTGAGCCAGGCTGAACACTCGACGTCGGCTTCGACGAATCAGCCGTGGGGCACTCAGAGGAATTCGCCGGCGATGGCGTTGGCCTCATCCGTTGATCCGCACCTCTTCGAACGGTTGCGCCAGTTGCGGAAAGAACTGGCCGAGGAGGAGGGGGTCGCCCCGTTCGTCATTTTTCACGACAAGACTCTGCGCACGATTGCCGGGCACCGGCCTATGACGCTGAGTGCCTTGCGGGAAATATCCGGCATCGGGGAAGTCAAAGTCGAGCGATACGGTCGTCGCGTGTTGAACGTGGTCAATCCCGAGTCGGGGTAG
- the thrH gene encoding bifunctional phosphoserine phosphatase/homoserine phosphotransferase ThrH, with product MQNPVIVCLDLEGVLVPEIWVNFAVKTGIEELKITTREMPDYDALMKRRLHILDQHGFTLADIQSVIDAMGPMEGAADFIAWLRERTQVIILSDTFYEFALPLMRQLGYPTIFCNQLEIGTNSRIVNYKLRQPNQKKHAVAALKNLNFRVMAAGDAYNDTAMLGEAHAGFFFRPPDHLPKEFPQFPVTKTYAELQEQFRKAGDLKA from the coding sequence ATGCAGAACCCCGTGATTGTATGCCTGGACCTTGAAGGCGTGCTCGTTCCGGAAATCTGGGTCAACTTTGCCGTCAAGACCGGCATTGAGGAACTCAAGATTACGACACGCGAAATGCCGGACTATGATGCCCTGATGAAACGACGGTTACACATTCTGGATCAGCATGGCTTCACCCTGGCTGATATTCAGTCCGTCATCGATGCCATGGGGCCCATGGAAGGAGCGGCCGACTTCATTGCTTGGCTGCGTGAACGAACCCAGGTCATCATCTTGTCCGATACCTTTTATGAGTTCGCCCTCCCGCTGATGCGGCAACTCGGCTATCCCACAATTTTCTGCAACCAACTGGAGATTGGGACAAACAGCCGCATCGTCAACTATAAACTCCGGCAACCCAACCAGAAGAAGCACGCGGTCGCCGCACTGAAAAACCTGAATTTCCGGGTAATGGCCGCCGGAGACGCCTACAACGACACGGCCATGCTGGGAGAAGCCCACGCCGGGTTCTTCTTCCGTCCCCCGGACCATCTGCCGAAGGAGTTTCCGCAGTTTCCAGTGACGAAGACCTATGCCGAGTTGCAGGAACAGTTTCGCAAGGCCGGTGACCTGAAAGCTTAG